Part of the Streptomyces sp. NBC_01264 genome, GGGCCACCGGGGACAAGGGTGTGGTGGCGGTCCTGGACCCCCGGCTGGCCACGGCCCGGTACGGGAGCTTCCTGCGGGCGACCCTGCCGGACTTCTGGTACACCACGGACCGCAATCAGGTCCGCCGCTCGCTCGCCGCGATCGATGCCGCGGCGAAGGCCGACGAGAAGTAGGCCCAGAGCAAGGACCAGAACAACGGCCCAGAACACACAAAGCAGCTCCGGGACCGGCGCAGTAGGTCCCGGAGCTGGATGAGGGCGCGGGCAGTCAGAGCCGGCGCAGTACCGCCACGACCTTGCCGAGGATGGTGGCCTCGTCGCCGGGGATCGGCTGGTAGGCGGCGTTGTGCGGGAGCAGCCAGACGTGGCCGTCCTCGCGCTTGAAGCGCTTGACCGTGGCCTCGCCGTCGAGCATGGCGGCGACGATGTCGCCGTTCTCCGCGACGGGCTGGCGACGGACCGTGACCCAGTCGCCGTCACAGATCGCGGCCTCGACCATCGAGTCGCCGACGACCTTGAGGCAGAACAGTTCTCCGTCGCCCACGAGCTGGCGGGGGAGGGGGAACACGTCCTC contains:
- the lexA gene encoding transcriptional repressor LexA translates to RGYPPSMREIGQAVGLSSTSSVAHQLMALERKGFLRRDPHRPRAYEVRGSDQPSSQPTDTTGKPAASYVPLVGRIAAGGPILAEESVEDVFPLPRQLVGDGELFCLKVVGDSMVEAAICDGDWVTVRRQPVAENGDIVAAMLDGEATVKRFKREDGHVWLLPHNAAYQPIPGDEATILGKVVAVLRRL